From a region of the Phycisphaerae bacterium genome:
- a CDS encoding oxidoreductase, producing the protein MSDRGKLAIYWAASCGGCEISILALNEKILDVAAAFDIVLCPCIMDTKVRDVENWPDQYVDVCLFNGSVRTSEQEYMAKLLRQKSKVLVAFGSCATEGCIPGLANLTNRQEIFETVYCESASTDNPGRVIPLPEVQSNGHHLSLPVFYDTVHTLAQTVPVDYFLPGCPPEADRIWDAVVAILEGKLPAAGAVIGATTTCCDECPRKRSEKKIKAFKRTWQVIPDAETCLLEQGILCCGPATRAGCGARCPQVNSPCIGCYGPNAGVEDFGGRLMTALASVIDAQDPDEIERIITEGIPDPVGTFYRFSLAHSLLRRAALVPDAERHELPLPKPVA; encoded by the coding sequence ATGAGCGACAGGGGCAAACTGGCAATCTACTGGGCCGCCTCGTGTGGCGGGTGCGAGATCTCGATCCTCGCGCTGAACGAGAAGATCCTCGACGTCGCGGCAGCATTCGACATCGTCTTGTGCCCCTGCATCATGGACACGAAGGTGCGGGATGTCGAAAACTGGCCGGACCAATACGTCGATGTCTGCCTGTTCAATGGCAGCGTCCGCACCAGCGAACAGGAGTACATGGCCAAGCTGCTGCGGCAGAAGTCGAAGGTCCTGGTGGCGTTCGGCTCATGCGCCACGGAGGGCTGCATCCCCGGCCTGGCGAACCTGACCAACCGCCAGGAGATCTTCGAGACCGTCTATTGCGAGAGCGCGTCAACGGACAACCCCGGGCGCGTGATACCACTGCCGGAGGTGCAGTCCAACGGGCACCACCTCTCGCTGCCCGTCTTCTACGACACGGTCCACACTCTCGCGCAGACTGTGCCGGTCGACTATTTCCTGCCCGGTTGCCCGCCGGAAGCCGACCGGATCTGGGACGCCGTGGTGGCCATCCTGGAGGGCAAGTTGCCGGCCGCCGGCGCAGTAATCGGGGCGACAACGACCTGCTGCGACGAATGCCCGCGCAAGCGCAGCGAGAAGAAGATCAAGGCTTTCAAGCGAACCTGGCAGGTTATTCCCGACGCCGAGACGTGCCTGCTTGAACAAGGAATCCTGTGCTGCGGTCCCGCCACCCGTGCCGGCTGTGGCGCACGTTGCCCGCAGGTGAATTCACCCTGCATCGGCTGTTACGGTCCCAATGCCGGCGTGGAGGACTTCGGCGGGCGGCTGATGACGGCCCTGGCGTCCGTGATCGACGCGCAGGACCCCGACGAGATCGAGCGCATTATCACCGAGGGGATCCCGGACCCCGTGGGCACGTTTTACCGGTTCAGCCTGGCTCATAGTCTCCTGCGGCGGGCGGCCCTCGTGCCCGACGCCGAACGTCATGAACTGCCGTTGCCCAAACCCGTCGCGTAG
- a CDS encoding hydrogenase iron-sulfur subunit, which yields MQREIYEPKIVGFFCNWCSYRAADGAGTARIKHSPNVRVVRLMCSGRVDPSFVLKALALGADGVLIAGCHPGECHYLEQNYKTMRRFAMLRHTLRALGISERRVRLVWASAAEATQLAESIDAMVEDIRTLGPLRWSTNWAEENGHLDDVEKILLEHQAAMEVGR from the coding sequence ATGCAGCGCGAAATCTATGAACCGAAGATCGTTGGCTTCTTCTGCAACTGGTGCTCGTACCGCGCGGCCGACGGCGCGGGGACGGCCCGGATCAAGCACTCACCCAACGTGCGCGTAGTCCGCCTGATGTGCAGCGGTCGCGTCGATCCATCGTTCGTGCTCAAGGCGCTCGCGCTGGGTGCAGACGGCGTGCTCATTGCCGGCTGCCACCCTGGGGAGTGTCACTACCTCGAACAGAATTACAAGACAATGCGGCGGTTTGCCATGCTGCGGCACACGCTGCGGGCCCTGGGCATCAGCGAGCGGCGTGTGCGCCTGGTGTGGGCGTCGGCCGCGGAGGCCACCCAGCTCGCCGAGTCAATCGACGCGATGGTCGAGGACATTCGGACTCTCGGGCCCCTGCGCTGGTCCACGAACTGGGCTGAGGAAAACGGACACCTGGACGACGTCGAGAAGATCCTGCTTGAGCACCAGGCAGCCATGGAGGTCGGGCGATGA
- a CDS encoding CoB--CoM heterodisulfide reductase iron-sulfur subunit A family protein, whose protein sequence is MAERVGVYVCHCGSNIAGTVDVEEVTRWTTTLPGVAVAREYKFMCSSLGQALIEDDIKKEGLTRIVIAACSPHLHEKTFRRACANAGLNPFLLQMANIREHVSWVTKDKQAATSKVKALVAGAVARVQHHRPLEPMPVTVNPHTLVVGGGIAGIQAALELADAGYPVYLVEREPSIGGHMAQYDKTFPTLDCAACILTPKMSEVGQHEKIKLLTYSELEEVSGSIGNFRVRIRRKARYVREDKCTGCGLCIEKCPRKVVDEVFEAGMGYRKAIYTPFPQAVPKIPAIDTKSCIWFERQRCRACEKLCPTGAVDFDQKDEILEVEVGNIILATGWDLFDCRRIPQYGYGKLANVFTSLEFERMCNASGPTGGRIVLRDGVTEPQSVCIVHCAGSRDQRYNTYCSGICCMLSLKLGHLVLEKTGAKVYACYIDMRPNKKDYEEFYQRLLDEGMLFVRGKVAEITDMARTPQEEGKLVVQVEDTLLGKQRRIPVDMVVLMGAIEPRRDARETGLKVGISCSMAGWFIERHAKLDPVATMTEGIFIAGACHGPKDIPDSVSQGAAAAARVQGMISKGTVMIEPVVASINEDNCSGCRICNNLCPFNAIDFLTEDKVSRVNPALCKGCGTCVAACPAGAIAGAHFSNDQVEAEIAGLLWDVHGEGEPAEIDEEPSLEPTAP, encoded by the coding sequence ATGGCCGAACGAGTTGGCGTTTACGTCTGCCACTGCGGCAGCAACATCGCCGGTACGGTGGATGTGGAAGAAGTCACGCGCTGGACCACCACGCTTCCGGGCGTGGCGGTGGCCCGCGAGTACAAGTTCATGTGCTCCTCGCTGGGCCAGGCGCTGATTGAGGACGACATCAAGAAGGAGGGGCTCACGCGAATCGTGATTGCCGCGTGCTCGCCACACCTCCACGAAAAGACCTTCCGCCGCGCGTGTGCGAACGCCGGGCTCAATCCTTTCCTCCTGCAGATGGCCAACATCCGCGAGCACGTGTCCTGGGTGACCAAGGACAAGCAGGCGGCCACGAGCAAGGTCAAGGCCCTGGTAGCGGGCGCCGTGGCCCGGGTGCAGCACCATCGGCCGCTCGAGCCGATGCCCGTAACGGTGAATCCGCACACGCTGGTGGTCGGTGGCGGGATTGCCGGCATCCAGGCCGCGCTGGAACTCGCCGACGCCGGTTACCCGGTCTACCTCGTCGAGCGCGAACCGAGCATCGGCGGCCACATGGCCCAATATGACAAGACGTTTCCGACGTTAGACTGCGCCGCGTGCATTCTGACACCAAAGATGTCGGAGGTGGGGCAGCACGAGAAGATCAAACTCCTGACGTACTCCGAGCTGGAGGAGGTGTCCGGCTCGATCGGCAACTTCCGTGTGCGCATACGCCGCAAGGCCCGTTACGTGCGTGAGGACAAATGCACCGGTTGCGGCCTGTGCATCGAGAAATGTCCGCGCAAGGTTGTCGACGAGGTGTTCGAGGCCGGCATGGGCTATCGCAAGGCCATCTACACGCCCTTCCCGCAGGCGGTGCCAAAGATCCCGGCGATCGACACGAAGTCGTGCATCTGGTTCGAGCGACAGCGTTGCCGCGCGTGCGAGAAGCTCTGTCCGACGGGAGCGGTCGATTTCGACCAGAAAGACGAAATTCTCGAAGTGGAAGTGGGGAATATCATCCTGGCGACGGGCTGGGATCTGTTCGATTGCCGTCGTATTCCACAGTACGGCTACGGCAAACTGGCGAACGTGTTCACCAGCCTCGAGTTCGAGCGGATGTGCAACGCCTCGGGACCGACTGGCGGACGGATCGTGCTCCGTGACGGCGTCACCGAGCCGCAGTCGGTTTGCATCGTGCACTGTGCGGGCAGCCGCGATCAGCGTTACAACACCTACTGCTCGGGCATCTGCTGCATGCTCTCGCTGAAGCTCGGCCACCTGGTGCTGGAAAAGACCGGAGCAAAGGTCTACGCCTGCTACATCGACATGCGGCCGAACAAGAAGGATTACGAGGAGTTCTACCAGCGGTTGCTTGACGAGGGCATGCTGTTCGTCCGGGGCAAGGTGGCCGAGATCACCGACATGGCCCGTACACCCCAGGAGGAAGGCAAGCTGGTTGTGCAGGTCGAGGACACGCTGCTGGGCAAGCAGCGCCGCATACCGGTGGACATGGTAGTACTGATGGGAGCCATCGAGCCGCGGCGCGACGCGCGCGAGACCGGCCTCAAGGTCGGCATCTCGTGCAGCATGGCCGGGTGGTTCATCGAGCGCCACGCCAAACTCGACCCCGTCGCGACGATGACCGAGGGTATCTTCATCGCCGGCGCGTGCCACGGCCCGAAGGACATTCCGGACTCGGTTTCACAAGGTGCGGCGGCGGCCGCCCGGGTGCAGGGCATGATCAGCAAGGGTACGGTGATGATCGAGCCGGTGGTGGCGTCGATCAACGAGGACAACTGCTCCGGCTGCCGCATCTGCAACAACCTCTGCCCGTTCAACGCAATCGACTTCCTGACAGAGGACAAGGTCAGCCGGGTGAACCCGGCCCTGTGCAAAGGCTGTGGCACGTGCGTGGCCGCGTGCCCAGCCGGCGCAATTGCGGGGGCGCACTTCAGCAACGACCAGGTGGAGGCGGAGATCGCAGGGTTGCTGTGGGATGTGCACGGCGAGGGCGAGCCCGCTGAGATCGACGAAGAGCCCAGCTTGGAACCCACTGCGCCCTAA
- a CDS encoding (Fe-S)-binding protein, whose amino-acid sequence MTASMVVVLAGLLAAVGVFGYRCYQRVQHLRLGRAAGPFVDWGQRIADVVVFVCGQARLFRFKGTGLAHVFIFWGFVLLLPTILQALLEGLFPGFVLPFLATFGPLLLLQDFIALAVIAGVLYGLYYRVLVRPERYQGSHQFEGNLVLCFILTIMVTLLCHTGIRQNLGEAHVARMWQPVSALVGSFFRSLPAQNQHHVALVCWWLHLGIVLVFLTLLPLGKHFHVVTSVFNVLLRNREPAGRLAPAAAAEGVDRIEQFTWRQMLDWYSCSECGRCQDVCPAHNSGAALSPKLLIMALRAHLFERGQALLAQRHNRHARESEAPADPPELTAVLAKRLTGDILPDEMLWACTTCYACDRECPLFVEHVQPIVDLRRSLLARQRGDKLLTTALENLRRYGNSFGKSDKQRAKWTIGLDFKIKDLRKQPAQTLWFVGDYASYGPALAEVTRATARVFQGAGLDFGLLYDAERNAGNDLRRAGEEGLFQLLAQKNVAALQKCQFEQIVTTDPHTYNTLKNEYTWTNGQTQPLSTKFPVRHYTELLDEFVRGGRLTVRQKLGCVVTYHDPCYLGRYNEVYDAPRRVLTALGCQLVEMPRNRDRALCCGAGGGRIWMEEGHVKERPAESRVREAATLPGVQYFVVACPKDLTMYRDAVKTAGLEGRLIVKDLIELVAEACVAGTPPVPAAAADTGPKPVPQQPVAP is encoded by the coding sequence ATGACAGCTTCGATGGTCGTAGTCCTGGCCGGCCTGCTCGCCGCGGTGGGCGTGTTCGGCTATCGCTGCTATCAGCGCGTGCAGCACTTGCGGCTGGGGCGGGCAGCGGGCCCCTTCGTCGATTGGGGGCAGCGCATCGCAGATGTCGTGGTCTTCGTGTGCGGCCAGGCGCGCTTATTCCGGTTCAAAGGCACAGGCCTGGCCCACGTGTTCATCTTCTGGGGGTTCGTGCTGCTTCTGCCCACGATTCTGCAAGCTCTTCTGGAAGGACTGTTTCCAGGCTTCGTGTTGCCCTTCCTGGCGACATTCGGCCCACTGCTACTGCTTCAGGACTTTATCGCGCTGGCCGTCATCGCGGGGGTGCTTTACGGGCTTTACTACCGCGTGCTGGTGCGGCCGGAGCGCTACCAGGGCAGCCACCAGTTCGAAGGCAACCTCGTTCTCTGCTTCATTCTTACCATCATGGTGACGTTGCTGTGCCACACCGGGATTCGCCAGAATCTCGGCGAGGCCCACGTGGCGCGGATGTGGCAGCCCGTGTCGGCGCTTGTGGGCAGCTTCTTCCGCAGCCTGCCTGCCCAGAACCAGCACCATGTGGCGCTTGTGTGTTGGTGGCTACACCTGGGTATTGTGCTTGTGTTCCTGACGCTCCTGCCGCTGGGCAAGCATTTTCACGTCGTTACCTCGGTCTTCAATGTCCTGCTGCGCAATCGCGAGCCAGCGGGACGCCTCGCGCCCGCTGCGGCCGCCGAAGGCGTCGACCGGATTGAGCAATTCACCTGGCGGCAGATGCTGGACTGGTACTCGTGCAGCGAATGTGGGCGCTGCCAGGACGTGTGCCCGGCGCATAACAGCGGGGCAGCGCTTTCCCCGAAACTCCTCATCATGGCGTTGCGGGCGCATCTGTTTGAGCGCGGGCAGGCGCTATTAGCGCAACGCCACAACCGACATGCACGGGAGAGCGAAGCTCCTGCCGACCCGCCGGAACTCACGGCGGTGTTGGCCAAACGCCTGACCGGCGACATCCTGCCCGATGAGATGCTGTGGGCCTGCACGACCTGCTACGCGTGCGACCGTGAATGCCCGCTTTTTGTTGAGCATGTACAACCGATCGTCGACCTGCGGCGGTCCTTGCTGGCCCGGCAGCGCGGCGACAAGCTGCTCACGACGGCCCTGGAGAACCTGCGGCGCTACGGGAACTCGTTCGGCAAATCAGACAAACAGCGGGCGAAGTGGACAATAGGGCTGGACTTCAAGATCAAGGACCTTCGCAAGCAGCCGGCGCAGACGCTGTGGTTCGTGGGTGACTACGCCTCGTACGGCCCCGCGCTGGCCGAGGTCACCCGGGCGACGGCGCGTGTGTTCCAGGGGGCAGGACTGGACTTCGGGCTCCTCTACGACGCTGAGCGCAATGCCGGGAACGACTTGCGGCGTGCAGGAGAGGAGGGGCTGTTCCAGCTTTTGGCTCAGAAGAACGTGGCGGCCCTACAGAAGTGCCAGTTCGAGCAGATCGTCACCACCGACCCGCACACGTACAACACGTTGAAGAACGAATACACGTGGACCAACGGGCAAACGCAGCCGCTCAGCACGAAGTTCCCAGTGCGGCACTACACAGAGCTGCTGGACGAGTTCGTGCGCGGTGGGCGGCTAACCGTGCGCCAGAAGCTGGGCTGCGTCGTGACGTACCACGACCCCTGCTACCTGGGCCGCTACAACGAGGTCTACGACGCCCCGCGTCGTGTGCTGACGGCCCTGGGTTGCCAACTGGTCGAGATGCCGCGTAATCGCGACCGGGCCCTGTGCTGTGGCGCCGGCGGTGGGCGCATCTGGATGGAAGAGGGCCACGTCAAGGAGCGCCCCGCCGAAAGCCGCGTGCGCGAAGCAGCGACGCTGCCCGGCGTACAGTATTTCGTCGTCGCGTGCCCGAAGGACCTCACGATGTACCGCGACGCGGTGAAGACGGCCGGGCTGGAAGGCCGCCTGATCGTCAAAGACCTGATTGAGCTAGTGGCCGAGGCCTGCGTCGCCGGCACTCCGCCGGTACCGGCTGCGGCCGCAGACACCGGTCCCAAGCCGGTGCCACAGCAACCAGTCGCACCATAG
- a CDS encoding electron transfer flavoprotein subunit alpha/FixB family protein, with protein sequence METLRGKVTDITFTMLAAGRRLADGLKTKLTTLLIGQDVRRLAAELGMADRVVCVEHASLAEFNPEAYLCVLTAMLAQHKPRLVLLGHTAMGTDLACSLAQRLHWPVATSCRTFSLDSANVQYSAPTCGGKLIATGPLPEPTCLATVMPGGYRPDEGRVGKTPAVEAVAAPAGLDAVRTRFKQYLEPPATDVDIAKEAVLVSVGRGIQNQDNIAAAEKLANALGGVVSGSRPVVDQGWLPTTRLVGKSGKQVKPKLYLAIGISGAPEHLEGVPEAELMLAINTDAKAPIFDVAQFGTTCNALELMPALAEKLKK encoded by the coding sequence GTGGAAACGCTGCGCGGCAAAGTCACGGACATCACCTTCACGATGCTGGCAGCCGGCCGTCGACTTGCAGATGGCCTGAAGACGAAGTTAACCACGCTACTCATTGGGCAGGACGTCCGGAGGCTGGCCGCTGAGCTCGGCATGGCGGACCGGGTCGTCTGCGTCGAGCATGCGAGCCTGGCCGAGTTCAACCCGGAGGCCTATCTGTGCGTCCTGACCGCCATGCTGGCACAACACAAGCCGCGGTTGGTACTGCTCGGTCACACGGCGATGGGAACTGATCTCGCCTGTAGTTTGGCCCAGCGTCTGCATTGGCCGGTCGCCACTTCATGCCGGACGTTTTCGCTCGACAGCGCGAACGTGCAGTATTCCGCGCCAACCTGCGGCGGAAAGCTGATCGCCACCGGACCGCTGCCCGAACCCACCTGCCTGGCAACGGTGATGCCCGGGGGGTACAGGCCGGATGAAGGGCGTGTTGGCAAGACACCCGCCGTGGAGGCGGTCGCCGCACCGGCTGGGCTGGATGCCGTGCGTACCCGTTTCAAACAGTATCTCGAGCCCCCCGCGACGGACGTAGATATCGCCAAAGAGGCAGTCCTCGTATCCGTCGGGCGTGGGATTCAGAACCAGGACAACATCGCGGCGGCGGAGAAACTGGCAAACGCGCTGGGCGGCGTCGTGTCGGGGTCGCGGCCCGTGGTGGACCAAGGCTGGTTGCCGACCACCCGCTTGGTCGGCAAATCCGGCAAACAGGTTAAGCCCAAGCTCTATCTTGCGATCGGCATCAGCGGCGCACCGGAGCACCTGGAAGGCGTACCCGAGGCCGAGTTGATGCTCGCGATCAACACGGATGCCAAGGCGCCGATTTTCGATGTGGCGCAGTTCGGCACGACGTGCAATGCGCTGGAGTTGATGCCGGCGCTGGCGGAGAAGCTGAAGAAATAG
- a CDS encoding electron transfer flavoprotein subunit beta/FixA family protein, with amino-acid sequence MDIVVLIKFVPDLVEDLEIDAGTGLLDRSFLRLMPNELDDHALEEALLLKERHGGSVTVLTLDSGDVDETLFTAIAKGADRVIKLTGEGFDQGPSNQRIAGTLRQALSGIHFDLILTGTQAVDDLDGFVGALLAEQLKLPYVGYITKITAGDGHLVVQKEYPGGLNAEIEVSGPAVLGIQAAEKPPRYVVTSKVMEAMKTAKIEEIAVDGVTVDTEVPVSAMAVPESGSHAEMIEGNVQQVAEKLAALLRERGVVA; translated from the coding sequence ATGGACATCGTCGTGTTGATCAAGTTCGTGCCGGACCTGGTGGAAGACCTGGAGATCGACGCCGGCACCGGCCTGCTCGACCGCAGCTTCCTGCGGCTGATGCCCAACGAGCTGGACGACCACGCACTCGAGGAGGCGCTCCTGCTCAAGGAGCGGCACGGTGGCAGCGTGACGGTGCTCACGCTGGACTCCGGTGACGTGGACGAGACGCTCTTCACTGCGATCGCGAAGGGCGCCGATCGCGTGATCAAGCTCACCGGCGAGGGCTTCGATCAGGGCCCGAGCAACCAGCGCATCGCCGGGACGTTGCGGCAGGCGCTGAGCGGCATCCACTTTGACCTGATTCTGACCGGTACGCAGGCCGTCGATGACCTCGACGGTTTTGTCGGAGCCTTGCTCGCGGAGCAGCTCAAGCTTCCGTACGTGGGGTACATCACGAAGATCACCGCCGGCGACGGGCACCTGGTAGTGCAGAAGGAGTACCCCGGCGGGCTTAACGCTGAGATTGAAGTTAGCGGCCCCGCCGTGCTGGGGATCCAGGCGGCCGAGAAGCCGCCGCGCTACGTCGTGACCAGCAAGGTCATGGAGGCGATGAAGACCGCGAAGATCGAGGAAATCGCCGTGGACGGCGTCACGGTTGACACGGAAGTCCCGGTATCGGCAATGGCGGTACCGGAATCCGGCAGCCATGCGGAGATGATCGAGGGCAACGTGCAACAGGTGGCAGAAAAGCTCGCGGCGCTGCTGCGCGAGCGGGGCGTCGTGGCCTGA
- a CDS encoding (Fe-S)-binding protein, whose protein sequence is MSVVTSHEFLDKVVQATPDGKQIRKCLQCGTCSGVCPYGFAMDYPPRSLIAALRADDWHGVLESDTIWLCVSCFACASVCPSKIPLTRGLLSALKTEMLVGGSIPAELQTALGNSRRYGNALGESPKKRADWAKDFTVPVPVMAAHKEPVDVLWFVGDYGSYHPRVQQVTRALAKVLYVLDVKFGILGPEENSDGDTQAFTGEWGLFELLARKNAIAMKKYTFGEIITADPHAYNALKHEYPRLGFDRTVKHHTQYLVEHFDRIKPLLQNRGAQRVTYHDPCYLGRANDNNIYAEPRQLLQAIPGVEFVEMSHNRALSICCGGGGGGMWLDGFSWEKAHTRTTEWRIKEALAVGADVLAVACPYETPRFEDAVKSTGNEGKLAVKDIAELLAESMFG, encoded by the coding sequence ATGTCGGTCGTAACATCGCATGAGTTCCTCGACAAAGTGGTGCAAGCCACACCGGATGGCAAGCAGATCCGCAAATGCCTGCAATGTGGAACCTGCAGCGGCGTCTGCCCCTACGGCTTCGCGATGGATTACCCACCCCGTTCGCTGATTGCCGCGCTGCGAGCAGACGATTGGCACGGCGTACTGGAGAGCGACACGATCTGGTTGTGCGTATCGTGTTTCGCGTGCGCCAGCGTCTGCCCAAGCAAGATCCCGCTCACGCGCGGCCTGCTGTCGGCGTTGAAGACGGAGATGCTGGTGGGCGGGAGCATTCCCGCTGAGCTGCAGACCGCACTGGGGAACTCACGTCGATACGGCAACGCGCTGGGCGAATCGCCGAAGAAGCGCGCGGATTGGGCCAAGGACTTCACCGTGCCGGTGCCCGTCATGGCTGCGCACAAGGAACCGGTGGACGTGCTGTGGTTTGTCGGCGACTACGGCTCCTACCATCCGCGCGTCCAGCAGGTGACCCGCGCGCTGGCCAAGGTCCTGTATGTCCTGGATGTGAAATTCGGCATTCTCGGCCCAGAGGAAAACAGCGACGGCGACACGCAGGCGTTCACGGGCGAGTGGGGCCTCTTCGAATTGCTGGCGCGCAAAAACGCGATTGCCATGAAGAAATATACTTTCGGCGAAATCATCACGGCCGATCCGCACGCCTATAACGCCTTGAAGCACGAGTACCCGCGGCTCGGATTCGACCGGACGGTGAAACACCACACGCAGTACCTGGTTGAGCATTTCGATCGCATCAAGCCGCTCCTGCAAAACCGCGGTGCGCAGCGCGTCACGTACCACGACCCGTGTTACCTGGGGCGGGCCAATGACAACAACATCTATGCGGAGCCACGCCAGCTCCTGCAGGCTATCCCGGGTGTGGAATTCGTGGAGATGTCGCACAACCGGGCGCTGAGCATCTGCTGTGGTGGCGGCGGCGGCGGGATGTGGCTGGACGGCTTCTCCTGGGAGAAAGCCCACACACGCACCACCGAGTGGCGCATCAAGGAGGCACTCGCGGTTGGAGCCGACGTGCTGGCGGTGGCCTGCCCATACGAGACGCCCCGATTTGAGGACGCGGTCAAGAGTACCGGAAATGAAGGCAAGCTGGCGGTGAAGGACATCGCCGAGTTGCTGGCGGAGTCGATGTTCGGTTGA